One segment of Rickettsiales bacterium Ac37b DNA contains the following:
- the rmlA gene encoding Glucose-1-phosphate thymidylyltransferase yields the protein MKGIILAGGSGTRLSPLTQSVSKQILPIYDKPMIYYPLSSLMLANIRDILIISTPSDLPLLKNLLGNGQKLGINLSYLPQEKPEGIAQSFIIGEEFIGNEPVCLILGDNIFYGHELYNKLSKATSLVKGGCVFAYYVNDPERYGVVELDSSYKPVSIIEKPMNPISSWAVTGIYFYDSQVVEIAKSLQASARGELEITDVNNIYLAKGNLKVEFLGRGIAWLDTGTFDSLLQASNFIQTLQVRQGLKIACIEEIAYNKGYINQEQLLELANRYGKNDYGNYLRSIIYQKEIFNHSFVANYGLERKRIKSANGI from the coding sequence ATGAAAGGTATAATTTTAGCTGGAGGTAGTGGGACAAGATTATCACCTCTTACTCAATCTGTTAGTAAGCAGATTTTACCAATTTATGATAAACCTATGATTTACTATCCTTTATCGTCGTTAATGTTAGCTAATATTAGGGATATACTTATTATAAGTACGCCTAGTGATTTGCCATTATTAAAGAATCTCTTAGGAAATGGACAAAAATTAGGAATAAATTTATCATATTTACCACAGGAAAAGCCGGAAGGTATTGCGCAAAGTTTTATTATAGGTGAAGAATTTATAGGAAATGAGCCAGTATGTCTAATACTTGGAGACAATATTTTTTATGGGCATGAGTTATATAATAAGCTGAGTAAAGCTACATCTTTAGTCAAAGGAGGGTGTGTTTTTGCTTATTATGTTAATGATCCTGAGCGTTATGGGGTAGTAGAATTAGATAGTAGCTATAAACCTGTATCAATAATAGAAAAACCTATGAATCCAATTTCGTCTTGGGCAGTTACAGGTATATATTTTTATGATTCTCAGGTAGTAGAAATTGCAAAATCATTGCAGGCTTCCGCGCGAGGAGAATTAGAAATTACTGATGTTAACAATATTTATTTAGCAAAAGGTAATTTGAAAGTGGAGTTTCTAGGAAGAGGTATTGCTTGGCTTGATACAGGGACATTTGATTCTTTATTACAGGCATCAAACTTTATTCAAACTCTCCAAGTAAGACAAGGTTTAAAAATAGCGTGTATTGAAGAAATAGCATATAATAAAGGTTATATAAATCAAGAGCAGTTATTAGAACTGGCTAATCGTTATGGCAAAAACGATTATGGAAACTATCTTAGATCTATCATTTATCAAAAAGAAATCTTTAATCATAGTTTTGTAGCTAATTATGGTTTAGAGAGAAAGAGAATCAAGTCAGCAAATGGAATATAA
- a CDS encoding Outer membrane protein PagN precursor, with translation MKRSTQLTISALLTLLPNLVLATQDYYVLPQIGISMQTNKVKFELLDRVIYEPEITKERFKNTANYGAIFGKKLYDNIFIELEVAAASNHKFNNTATINLGEGFLPLSGTYKTKLETQSVFINASYQFRDYIPEIVPYVLAGVGYSQNKIKATKLSSTERVIIRGQKTSNFAWQVGTGILVPVTDNIDINLSYKFRSLGKIKTGKKYDVIAVGPVESPVSLIRGNLYTSNILVGISFKF, from the coding sequence ATGAAAAGATCTACACAACTAACAATATCAGCTTTGCTAACCCTTTTACCTAATTTAGTATTAGCAACTCAAGATTATTATGTTTTACCTCAAATAGGTATTTCTATGCAAACTAACAAAGTGAAATTTGAGCTGTTAGACAGGGTAATATATGAGCCTGAAATTACTAAAGAACGTTTTAAAAATACCGCTAACTATGGTGCGATTTTTGGTAAAAAACTATACGATAATATTTTCATTGAACTAGAGGTAGCGGCTGCATCAAATCATAAATTTAATAACACTGCAACAATAAATCTAGGTGAAGGTTTTCTACCGCTATCAGGTACCTATAAAACTAAATTGGAAACACAGAGTGTTTTTATTAATGCTAGTTATCAATTTAGAGATTATATTCCAGAAATTGTTCCATATGTTCTAGCTGGAGTAGGGTATTCTCAAAATAAAATTAAAGCTACAAAATTATCTTCAACAGAGAGGGTTATTATTCGTGGTCAGAAAACCTCTAATTTTGCTTGGCAAGTTGGTACTGGAATATTGGTTCCAGTTACAGATAATATAGATATAAATCTTAGCTATAAATTTAGAAGTTTAGGCAAGATTAAAACGGGCAAAAAGTATGATGTAATTGCAGTTGGTCCTGTAGAATCACCTGTGTCTTTAATAAGAGGTAATTTATATACTTCTAATATATTAGTGGGTATATCATTTAAGTTTTAG
- the rlmCD gene encoding 23S rRNA (uracil-C(5))-methyltransferase RlmCD, with product MVIILVNTLENKCIHYGQCGGCSLQHLDDHAYLEYKYNIFKNAIEQAGFADFKISNPIIVGPSARRRAQIKAIKSKNGVKLGYYQNKSHNIVDIKECPILHDDIVKIIGGLKLLLIEFDTGSYEFAITLVDNGLDILIKATNFSNLKIQEELVQFAYKYDISRISWQNNHNISPIIIRKTPQIKIANTYVMVAPDSFLQATVQSEKLIQEFIVAHSKNYVNIIDLYAGCGTYSFVMIEYAKVHAVEGNNSSIDAIKAASRGKENRITTELRDLYIYPLLVNELNKYQLSVINPPRNGAEPQVHEIGKSNINRVIMVSCNPKTLSRDLKILKNAGFTLTNSLAIDQFYWSNHLEIVAVLSRD from the coding sequence GTGGTAATTATATTGGTAAATACATTAGAGAATAAATGTATACATTATGGGCAATGCGGTGGATGCAGTTTACAACATTTGGATGATCATGCATATTTAGAGTATAAATATAATATATTTAAGAATGCAATAGAGCAGGCTGGCTTTGCGGATTTCAAAATATCAAATCCTATTATTGTAGGTCCTTCTGCAAGACGTAGAGCACAAATTAAAGCTATTAAATCTAAAAATGGAGTTAAATTAGGCTATTATCAAAATAAGAGCCATAATATTGTAGATATTAAAGAATGCCCTATATTGCATGATGATATTGTCAAGATTATAGGTGGTCTAAAACTATTATTAATAGAATTTGACACAGGGAGTTATGAATTTGCAATTACTCTTGTAGATAATGGGTTAGATATATTAATCAAAGCTACTAATTTTTCTAATTTAAAGATACAGGAAGAACTAGTCCAATTTGCCTATAAATATGATATATCTAGAATATCATGGCAAAATAATCATAATATATCTCCAATTATTATTAGAAAAACTCCTCAAATTAAAATTGCTAATACATATGTTATGGTAGCTCCGGATAGTTTTTTGCAAGCAACAGTACAAAGCGAGAAATTAATTCAAGAATTTATTGTTGCACATAGTAAAAATTATGTAAATATTATCGATTTATATGCTGGATGTGGAACATATAGTTTTGTTATGATTGAATATGCTAAGGTACATGCTGTAGAAGGTAATAACAGTAGTATAGATGCTATAAAAGCTGCTTCTAGAGGTAAAGAAAATAGAATTACTACCGAGCTTAGGGATTTATATATATATCCTTTACTTGTGAATGAACTCAATAAATATCAATTATCTGTTATCAACCCTCCTCGAAATGGAGCAGAACCACAAGTGCATGAGATTGGCAAAAGTAATATAAATAGAGTTATTATGGTATCTTGCAATCCTAAAACTTTAAGTCGTGATCTTAAAATACTTAAAAATGCAGGCTTCACTTTGACTAATTCTTTAGCAATTGATCAATTTTATTGGAGTAATCACTTAGAAATTGTAGCTGTATTATCACGAGATTAA